A genomic region of Pseudomonas sp. RSB 5.4 contains the following coding sequences:
- a CDS encoding MFS transporter → MTSLSTEKRGWSAVLAMSLAAFALVASEFMPVSLLTPIAAELHISEGQAGQGISVSGAFALMTSLVIAAVAARVERKKLLLGLTLLMIVSGTVVAFAPGYPSFMFGRALIGIAIGGFWSLSAATAMRLVQPDQVSRALAIVNGGNALATVIAAPAGSFLGSLIGWRGAFFCVVPVAALAAVWLLISLPSFKLERQAGGGNALRLMKQWPVALGMVAVSVFFMGQFMLFTYLRPFLEVVTGVSVATLSLMLLGLGLAGFIGTFVIERFLGTGLYRTLTVIPLIMAVIALALVNFGASPLLSAVLLGLWGLVATAAPVGWWTWLAQTLPEDAEAGGGLLVAIVQLAIAAGAIVGGLAFDLSGYQATFELSATVLVVASVLAWLAGRSAVEVHLVESNVTG, encoded by the coding sequence ATGACTTCCCTTTCTACAGAAAAGCGCGGCTGGAGCGCAGTGTTGGCCATGTCGTTGGCCGCCTTCGCGCTGGTCGCTTCAGAATTCATGCCGGTCAGCCTGCTGACGCCCATTGCCGCCGAACTGCACATCAGCGAAGGCCAGGCCGGGCAGGGGATCTCCGTGTCCGGTGCATTCGCCCTGATGACCAGTCTGGTGATTGCCGCGGTCGCCGCGCGTGTCGAGCGCAAGAAGTTGCTGCTGGGGCTGACCTTGCTGATGATCGTGTCGGGTACGGTGGTCGCGTTCGCGCCGGGCTACCCCTCGTTCATGTTCGGGCGGGCCCTGATCGGCATCGCGATCGGCGGTTTCTGGTCGTTGTCGGCGGCGACCGCGATGCGTCTGGTGCAGCCTGACCAAGTGTCTCGGGCACTGGCGATCGTCAACGGCGGGAACGCGCTGGCGACAGTAATCGCCGCTCCGGCGGGCAGCTTCCTCGGCTCGCTGATAGGTTGGCGCGGCGCATTCTTCTGCGTGGTTCCGGTCGCCGCGCTGGCGGCCGTGTGGCTGCTGATCAGTCTGCCGTCCTTCAAGCTCGAGCGTCAGGCCGGTGGCGGCAACGCCCTGCGGCTGATGAAGCAATGGCCGGTCGCCTTGGGGATGGTCGCTGTCAGCGTATTTTTCATGGGGCAGTTCATGCTGTTCACTTACCTGCGGCCCTTTCTGGAGGTCGTCACCGGGGTCAGCGTTGCAACCCTGTCGTTGATGCTGCTGGGGCTGGGGCTTGCCGGTTTCATCGGGACCTTTGTGATCGAAAGATTCCTCGGCACCGGCCTGTACCGCACGCTGACGGTTATCCCGCTGATCATGGCGGTGATTGCGCTGGCCCTTGTGAACTTCGGCGCATCGCCGTTGCTCAGCGCAGTGCTGCTCGGACTGTGGGGGCTGGTCGCCACGGCGGCTCCCGTTGGCTGGTGGACATGGCTGGCGCAGACGCTCCCGGAGGATGCCGAAGCCGGGGGCGGCTTGCTCGTGGCCATTGTTCAACTGGCTATCGCAGCCGGGGCAATCGTCGGTGGCCTGGCATTTGATCTGAGCGGTTATCAAGCCACCTTCGAGCTGAGCGCTACGGTATTGGTGGTTGCGTCGGTGCTCGCGTGGTTAGCGGGGCGCAGTGCAGTGGAGGTTCATCTTGTCGAGTCGAATGTGACCGGTTGA
- a CDS encoding LysR family transcriptional regulator, with translation MNLLAAIASFIKVVEAGSIVGAAKTLGVSAAAVSQTLNRLETHLGVRLLQRTTRSMALTENGALYYEKVRRIAADLESAQSAIVSDESELQGRLSIASTSAFGRHVLAPLLASFAALHPRLLVELSTTNGKINHIQDGIDLSLRIKPQLEDGIVARRIVSLPFVFCAAPAYLAHAGVPQSPQDLQHHACLAFRYPLDGRFLRWGFLRNGERYDAPINATAISDDIDVLTQMAVNGAGVTRLAEFVAAPYLESGQLVRLFENLQGDAHAYVEPMDIYACVQERAAMTPKVRAFMDYLTEHLKRRWPIEDALAPSFHAPTEKDLQ, from the coding sequence ATGAATCTGTTGGCGGCGATTGCCAGTTTTATCAAAGTGGTCGAAGCCGGCTCCATCGTCGGCGCCGCCAAGACGCTGGGTGTCAGTGCGGCCGCGGTGAGCCAGACCCTCAATCGCCTCGAAACGCACCTCGGTGTTCGCCTGCTGCAACGCACCACCCGCAGCATGGCCCTCACCGAAAATGGTGCGCTGTATTACGAAAAGGTCAGACGCATCGCGGCTGATCTGGAGTCGGCGCAAAGTGCGATCGTCAGCGATGAAAGCGAACTGCAAGGGCGTTTGAGCATCGCCTCCACCAGCGCATTCGGCCGCCACGTCCTGGCGCCGTTACTCGCCAGTTTCGCCGCGCTGCATCCGCGCCTGCTGGTCGAGCTGTCGACCACCAACGGCAAGATCAATCACATCCAGGACGGCATCGACCTGAGCCTGCGGATCAAGCCGCAACTGGAAGATGGCATCGTCGCGCGCCGGATTGTTTCCCTGCCCTTTGTCTTCTGCGCCGCTCCCGCCTACCTTGCGCACGCCGGCGTGCCGCAATCACCGCAGGACCTGCAACATCACGCCTGTCTGGCGTTCCGTTATCCATTGGACGGGCGTTTTCTGCGCTGGGGTTTCCTCCGCAACGGCGAGCGCTACGATGCCCCGATCAACGCCACCGCCATCAGCGACGACATCGATGTTCTGACGCAAATGGCAGTCAACGGCGCGGGCGTTACGCGCCTGGCCGAATTCGTCGCCGCGCCCTATCTTGAAAGCGGTCAGCTGGTGCGACTGTTTGAAAATCTCCAGGGGGACGCTCACGCTTATGTCGAACCGATGGACATCTACGCCTGCGTGCAGGAGCGAGCGGCGATGACGCCCAAGGTCAGAGCCTTCATGGATTATTTGACGGAACACTTGAAGAGGCGCTGGCCGATCGAAGATGCTTTGGCCCCGTCGTTTCACGCGCCCACTGAAAAGGATTTGCAGTGA
- a CDS encoding amidohydrolase: MKQLLTLMVSSALACASLESLASADLILHDAKVYTAEPGQPLQQAVAVENGKILAVGTDAQVMRLKTLATQVIDLHGKVLMPGFIDSHSHTIKGGLQMLQANLDGQLLPLDQLEQRLRQWRQDGKAQRGDFLSVGGLPSTYWSDIAALEQRFNQGEWANQPILLLGWDLHTGWANRAMLERAGVTAEKVKTLKGEEQATIGHHPDGSPDGFLVDAGLYPVQALLPPPTADTLLAAGRAALNYYKSLGITGWMDPLANEVPGSDVTNTSLGVLPTYKKLSENGELTAHVAALLMADSKARPADLDELDKVRQQFLGVSNLTLPGIKIFADGVAEVPAQSAAMLEPYRNSKKTGELLIDPAHFGELVSAADARGWLVHIHAIGDRAVRASLNGIEQARKDRQSGIAHSITHLQMVNPKEFARFKALNVIASMQMFWAAADESSMDLVKPYVSAMAFMYTYPARSLLKNGATIAGASDWPITTPEPWKAIYQAVSRKGPKGVLNAAEDIDRQVMFQAYTLNAAKVLRLEDQIGSLKPGKQADMIVLDRDVFTVEPAALRDTQVLNTWFAGREIYRRKP; the protein is encoded by the coding sequence ATGAAGCAGCTACTGACCCTGATGGTGTCATCGGCACTGGCCTGTGCCTCACTGGAAAGTCTGGCGTCCGCCGATCTGATCCTGCACGACGCCAAGGTCTACACCGCCGAACCCGGCCAGCCCTTGCAGCAAGCGGTCGCGGTGGAGAACGGCAAGATCCTCGCCGTGGGCACGGATGCGCAGGTGATGCGCCTGAAGACGCTGGCCACGCAAGTGATCGACCTGCACGGCAAAGTGCTGATGCCGGGCTTCATCGACTCGCATTCCCACACGATCAAGGGCGGTCTGCAGATGTTGCAGGCCAACCTCGACGGGCAACTGTTGCCGCTTGATCAACTGGAACAACGCCTGCGCCAATGGCGTCAGGACGGCAAGGCGCAGCGTGGAGATTTCCTCAGTGTCGGCGGGTTGCCGTCGACCTACTGGAGCGATATCGCCGCCCTCGAGCAGCGTTTCAATCAGGGCGAATGGGCGAACCAGCCGATCCTCCTGCTGGGCTGGGATCTGCACACCGGCTGGGCCAATCGGGCGATGCTTGAACGCGCTGGCGTCACGGCAGAGAAAGTTAAAACGCTCAAGGGCGAAGAGCAGGCAACCATCGGCCATCACCCCGACGGCAGCCCGGATGGCTTCCTCGTCGATGCCGGACTGTACCCGGTGCAGGCCTTGCTGCCGCCGCCGACCGCTGACACCTTGCTGGCCGCTGGGCGCGCGGCGTTGAACTATTACAAGAGCCTGGGGATCACCGGATGGATGGACCCGCTCGCCAACGAAGTCCCGGGCAGTGACGTTACCAACACCTCGCTCGGTGTGTTGCCGACCTACAAAAAACTCTCGGAAAACGGCGAACTCACCGCCCACGTCGCGGCGCTGTTGATGGCGGATTCCAAGGCCAGACCGGCCGACCTCGATGAGCTGGACAAGGTGCGCCAACAGTTCCTCGGAGTCAGCAATCTGACCTTGCCGGGGATCAAGATTTTCGCTGACGGCGTGGCCGAAGTGCCGGCGCAAAGCGCGGCGATGCTCGAGCCGTACCGCAACTCGAAAAAGACCGGTGAGCTGCTGATCGACCCGGCGCACTTCGGCGAGCTGGTCAGCGCTGCCGATGCGCGCGGCTGGCTGGTGCACATCCACGCCATCGGTGACCGCGCGGTGCGTGCGTCGCTTAACGGCATCGAGCAGGCGCGCAAGGATCGTCAGAGTGGCATCGCCCATTCGATCACTCACCTGCAAATGGTCAATCCCAAGGAGTTCGCTCGTTTCAAGGCGCTGAATGTCATCGCCTCGATGCAGATGTTCTGGGCTGCCGCCGATGAGTCGAGCATGGACCTGGTCAAGCCTTACGTCAGCGCGATGGCCTTCATGTACACCTATCCGGCGCGCTCGCTGTTGAAGAACGGCGCGACCATCGCCGGTGCCAGCGACTGGCCGATCACTACCCCGGAGCCGTGGAAGGCGATCTATCAGGCCGTCAGCCGCAAAGGCCCGAAAGGCGTGCTCAACGCCGCCGAAGACATCGACCGCCAAGTCATGTTCCAGGCCTACACCCTCAACGCGGCCAAGGTGCTGCGCCTTGAAGACCAGATCGGTTCGCTCAAGCCCGGCAAGCAGGCCGACATGATCGTCCTCGACCGCGATGTGTTCACGGTCGAGCCCGCCGCTCTGCGCGACACCCAGGTGCTCAACACCTGGTTCGCCGGTCGCGAAATCTACCGCCGTAAACCGTGA
- a CDS encoding LysR substrate-binding domain-containing protein, giving the protein MNLPPLAAFRFFNTAAQTQSFVKAAELLHVTHGAVSRQVRLLEEAIGVELFERRNRAIFLNHAGRLLFNVTAPMFEQLESAVYRLQREVHDDVLVVSCEPTIAMKWLIPRLPYFHSAHPQLQVQLLTAGGPIDFARSGVDLAIRRDDFHWDETVHGVTLCEEWIGPVCVPSSRPASDHLRGACMLRSKTRPQAWDNWLRLADMTTVQVSRVDYEHFYLCIQAALAGQGIAMASFLMVQDELKSGQLIAPFSFIRDGSSYCLLSPQPFEQSTNAMVFREWITQQMSAYSRQFEGADDSPGAI; this is encoded by the coding sequence ATGAACCTTCCTCCATTGGCTGCCTTTCGCTTCTTCAATACCGCCGCCCAGACCCAGAGTTTTGTAAAAGCTGCCGAGCTTCTGCACGTTACCCACGGTGCGGTCAGCCGCCAGGTGCGCTTGCTGGAGGAGGCGATCGGCGTGGAATTGTTCGAGCGGCGCAATCGGGCGATCTTTCTCAACCACGCCGGGCGCTTGCTGTTCAATGTCACCGCGCCGATGTTCGAACAGTTGGAAAGCGCTGTTTATCGTCTGCAACGCGAAGTCCACGATGACGTGCTGGTGGTGTCCTGCGAGCCGACCATCGCCATGAAATGGCTGATCCCGCGCTTGCCTTACTTCCACAGCGCACACCCACAGTTGCAGGTGCAATTGCTGACGGCCGGCGGGCCCATCGACTTCGCTCGTTCAGGCGTTGATCTGGCGATCCGGCGCGACGATTTTCATTGGGACGAGACCGTGCATGGGGTGACCCTTTGTGAGGAGTGGATCGGCCCGGTCTGCGTGCCGTCCAGTCGTCCTGCAAGCGATCATTTGCGCGGTGCCTGCATGCTGCGCAGCAAGACGCGCCCACAGGCGTGGGATAACTGGCTTCGACTGGCCGACATGACCACGGTGCAGGTCAGTCGGGTCGACTACGAACACTTCTATCTGTGCATTCAAGCGGCGTTAGCTGGGCAAGGGATTGCCATGGCGTCGTTTCTGATGGTTCAGGACGAGCTCAAATCCGGCCAATTGATCGCGCCGTTCAGCTTCATTCGCGACGGCTCGAGTTATTGCCTGTTATCGCCGCAACCCTTTGAGCAGAGCACCAATGCCATGGTTTTCCGCGAGTGGATCACCCAGCAGATGAGCGCCTATAGCCGGCAGTTTGAGGGGGCTGATGATTCGCCCGGCGCTATTTAG
- a CDS encoding type 1 glutamine amidotransferase: MNVHFVVHEAFESPGAYETWVRERGHEASYSRVHAFDALPASVENIDLLVVLGGPQSPATSKEQCPHFDAAAECDLIVRAINANKAVVGVCLGAQLLGEALGAAHGHSPEKEIGNFPITLTEAGKSNAKVAHFGDKLEVGHWHNDMPGLTAQAKILAVSEGCPRQIVEYSDLVYGFQCHMEFTTEVVERLIAASGDELAAAVDRRFVQQPAMLRTNAYEQMNLKLFEFLDKLVAQYQQQRKG; encoded by the coding sequence ATGAACGTTCATTTCGTGGTTCACGAAGCATTCGAATCGCCCGGCGCCTATGAAACCTGGGTTCGCGAACGTGGCCATGAAGCGAGCTATTCGCGGGTTCATGCGTTTGACGCGTTGCCTGCCAGCGTCGAGAACATCGACCTGCTGGTGGTGTTGGGCGGTCCGCAATCGCCGGCGACGAGCAAAGAGCAATGCCCGCATTTCGATGCGGCCGCCGAGTGCGATCTGATCGTCAGAGCGATCAACGCGAACAAGGCAGTGGTCGGTGTTTGCCTGGGTGCGCAATTGCTCGGCGAAGCGCTGGGTGCAGCACATGGCCATAGTCCGGAAAAGGAGATCGGCAATTTTCCGATCACCTTGACTGAGGCGGGCAAGAGCAACGCCAAGGTTGCGCACTTCGGCGATAAGCTCGAAGTGGGGCATTGGCACAACGATATGCCGGGGCTGACGGCGCAGGCGAAGATCCTTGCCGTCAGTGAGGGCTGCCCGCGTCAGATTGTCGAGTACAGCGATCTGGTCTACGGCTTCCAGTGCCATATGGAGTTCACGACGGAGGTCGTGGAGCGCTTGATTGCCGCGTCCGGCGACGAGTTGGCGGCGGCGGTGGATCGGCGTTTCGTTCAGCAGCCGGCGATGCTACGAACCAATGCTTATGAGCAGATGAACCTGAAACTGTTCGAGTTCCTCGACAAGCTGGTTGCGCAGTATCAGCAGCAGCGCAAGGGCTAG
- a CDS encoding GFA family protein — translation MRGSCLCGAVKYQINSNPKAVSHCHCTQCRKSHGAAFASYGSVLRKDLELLEGTEDIKSYPSSEAVLRQFCSHCGASLFWSRIQGEFSEWISIALGTLDTAFTPDKQQHVEVTSKASWYEIQDHWPHRER, via the coding sequence TTGCGAGGCAGTTGCCTTTGCGGTGCCGTCAAATACCAGATCAACTCAAATCCAAAAGCGGTTTCTCACTGCCACTGCACGCAGTGTCGCAAAAGCCATGGAGCCGCATTTGCCAGCTATGGCAGCGTGCTGCGTAAAGACCTTGAATTGTTGGAGGGCACCGAAGACATCAAGTCTTATCCATCCTCTGAAGCAGTGTTGCGCCAATTCTGCTCTCACTGCGGCGCTTCGTTGTTCTGGTCACGCATTCAAGGCGAGTTCTCGGAGTGGATCTCAATAGCACTGGGAACACTGGATACCGCTTTCACCCCCGATAAACAGCAGCATGTCGAGGTGACATCCAAAGCGTCATGGTATGAAATTCAAGATCACTGGCCACATCGCGAGCGTTGA
- a CDS encoding AraC family transcriptional regulator: MITTPLRHESPLALNIDPRVSEPGDFATAISGLSLFRRDQPVAPAVCMIEPSLILVGRGEKRLWVGGEGYRYDPSRFLVTSLDLPANSEVLVASPEQPCVGLVLKLDVSMLAEVITKVGLPAKRHSSTGSGAGIGDMSCALEGALERLLALLDEPEAIPLLAPLILREIHYRLLHTDQGARLRQITAVDGQGYRIAKAIDWLKINYTAALRIDELAARVQMSAPTFHHHFRQLTGMSPLQYQKWLRLNEARRLMLMERLDVSRAAFAVGYESPSQFSREYARLYGTAPSRDMALLRGEPFAAETLGNTAS, encoded by the coding sequence ATGATCACTACCCCGCTGCGCCACGAATCACCTTTGGCGTTGAACATCGACCCGCGCGTGAGCGAACCGGGTGACTTCGCCACGGCCATATCCGGGCTGTCGCTGTTTCGTCGCGACCAGCCGGTGGCGCCGGCCGTGTGCATGATCGAGCCGAGCCTGATTCTCGTGGGCCGTGGGGAAAAGCGCTTGTGGGTCGGGGGTGAGGGTTACCGCTATGACCCTTCGCGGTTTCTGGTCACCTCACTGGATCTGCCCGCCAACTCTGAAGTGCTGGTTGCCAGCCCCGAACAGCCCTGTGTCGGGCTGGTGCTGAAACTGGATGTGAGCATGCTCGCCGAGGTCATCACCAAGGTGGGCTTGCCGGCCAAGCGGCATTCATCCACGGGTTCAGGCGCTGGCATTGGCGACATGTCGTGCGCGCTGGAAGGCGCGCTCGAACGCCTGCTGGCACTGCTCGATGAACCCGAGGCGATCCCGCTGCTGGCGCCGCTGATCCTGCGGGAAATCCACTATCGGCTGCTCCATACCGATCAAGGTGCGCGGCTGCGGCAGATCACTGCCGTCGATGGCCAGGGTTATCGCATCGCCAAAGCCATCGACTGGCTCAAGATCAACTACACCGCGGCGCTGCGCATCGATGAGCTGGCGGCACGGGTGCAGATGAGCGCACCGACCTTTCACCACCACTTCCGCCAGCTCACCGGCATGAGCCCGCTGCAGTACCAGAAGTGGCTGCGATTGAACGAGGCGCGCCGACTGATGTTGATGGAACGTCTGGACGTTTCGCGAGCAGCGTTTGCGGTCGGCTATGAAAGTCCCTCGCAGTTCAGCCGCGAATACGCACGCCTCTACGGCACCGCACCGAGTCGTGACATGGCGCTGCTGCGGGGCGAACCCTTCGCCGCAGAAACGCTGGGCAACACGGCCAGTTGA
- a CDS encoding LysE family transporter — MNELFLVIAITILAVISPGPDFAMVTRNSYAYGRRSGLLAALGIACGVQVHVFYTVFGVALIITQSPVLFWMMKLLGAGYLVYLGIKSFTNKSVLTFTEAGAWAPSAWKVFCSGFLTNALNPKTMLFVVAAYSQVVEPGSSLTANFAYGLFMSFTHWAWFSLVALFFSTDRLRRRMLEKQRLIDKVIGTALIGLAACLMIPGVAQS; from the coding sequence ATGAACGAGTTGTTTTTGGTAATCGCCATCACCATTCTGGCTGTGATCAGTCCCGGGCCGGACTTTGCCATGGTCACCCGCAACAGTTACGCCTATGGCCGGCGAAGCGGTTTGCTGGCTGCGCTGGGCATTGCCTGCGGCGTGCAGGTTCATGTGTTCTACACCGTGTTCGGGGTGGCGCTGATCATTACTCAATCGCCGGTGCTGTTCTGGATGATGAAGCTGCTGGGTGCCGGTTACCTGGTCTATCTGGGCATCAAATCCTTCACCAATAAATCTGTACTGACATTTACCGAGGCGGGCGCTTGGGCACCCAGTGCCTGGAAGGTGTTCTGCTCAGGCTTTCTGACCAATGCACTGAATCCGAAAACCATGCTGTTCGTGGTGGCGGCGTACAGCCAGGTGGTGGAGCCAGGCAGTTCCCTGACAGCAAACTTCGCCTATGGCTTGTTCATGTCGTTCACGCACTGGGCGTGGTTCAGCCTGGTTGCCCTGTTTTTTTCAACGGATCGATTACGCCGCCGGATGCTGGAAAAACAGCGGCTCATCGACAAGGTGATTGGTACGGCACTGATTGGTCTGGCGGCGTGTTTGATGATTCCAGGGGTTGCACAGTCCTGA
- a CDS encoding LysR family transcriptional regulator, whose product MDKMSALTMFVATAEHGNFSRAAEVLGKTPSALTKAVAQLEDELGTRLFDRTTRRMALTEAGRIYLDGARQALMQLQLACEGVEQLRHELSGGLRITAPPSFAPAFLNDVCCRFLDAHPQVHLEVDLSDSYDDPVDGGYDLALRDGPIDLPGVIAQPIVENQVVLCASPTYLARKGQEVSLDNYQQHDWLIFRHPLLNRHFWWVKQGDRRIRLTQPSPRVASDNYDFLLACLLKGQGLQFLPQWSAAPYLASGELVEVMPEYWREPSAFGPWIYVLYLAHRRNTRKVKVFIEFLKAHWRPLPQGTNENGSATDMAPAFR is encoded by the coding sequence ATGGACAAGATGAGTGCTCTGACGATGTTCGTCGCCACCGCCGAACACGGCAATTTCAGCCGCGCCGCCGAGGTGCTCGGCAAGACTCCGTCAGCGCTGACCAAAGCCGTGGCGCAACTGGAAGACGAGCTCGGCACGCGGCTGTTCGACCGGACGACCAGACGCATGGCGTTGACCGAGGCCGGACGGATTTATCTGGATGGCGCGCGGCAGGCGCTGATGCAACTGCAACTGGCCTGCGAGGGTGTCGAACAGCTCAGGCACGAATTGAGCGGCGGCCTGCGCATCACCGCCCCGCCCTCCTTCGCCCCGGCGTTTCTCAACGACGTCTGCTGCCGCTTTCTCGACGCCCACCCACAGGTGCATCTGGAAGTCGACTTGAGTGACAGCTATGACGATCCGGTGGATGGCGGTTACGATCTGGCGCTGCGTGACGGCCCGATCGATCTGCCGGGCGTGATCGCCCAACCCATCGTCGAGAATCAGGTGGTGCTGTGCGCCAGCCCGACGTATCTGGCGCGCAAGGGTCAGGAGGTGTCACTGGACAACTATCAGCAGCACGACTGGCTGATCTTTCGTCACCCGCTGCTCAACCGGCATTTCTGGTGGGTCAAGCAAGGTGACCGGAGGATTCGCCTGACCCAGCCGAGTCCACGCGTGGCCAGCGACAACTACGACTTCCTGCTGGCCTGCCTGCTGAAGGGCCAGGGCCTGCAGTTTCTGCCGCAATGGAGCGCCGCGCCGTATCTGGCTAGCGGCGAACTGGTGGAAGTGATGCCCGAGTACTGGCGCGAGCCAAGCGCATTCGGCCCGTGGATTTACGTGTTGTACCTGGCCCACCGGCGCAACACGCGCAAGGTCAAAGTGTTTATCGAATTCTTGAAGGCGCACTGGCGCCCACTGCCACAAGGGACGAATGAAAATGGATCTGCCACAGACATGGCGCCAGCGTTTCGCTGA
- a CDS encoding APH(3') family aminoglycoside O-phosphotransferase, whose translation MDLPQTWRQRFADTRYEQQTIGESRADVFRLTPAGSAPLFVKSEPRISFSELPGEVQRLRWLAEQDLPAARVLDSVEESERFWLLMTAVPGRDLASSEHLTPQQIVSLAANALRTLHAIDIEDCPFDHRLDAKIDLAREHLLAGLIDEEDFDDSRLGQSAEALFEQMLAARPDSEDLVVTHGDACLPNLLADHGRFSGFVDCGRLGISDRFQDLALTAHSIAYNLGEQWVPAFFEAYGVQPDLRKIAFYQLLDEFF comes from the coding sequence ATGGATCTGCCACAGACATGGCGCCAGCGTTTCGCTGACACCCGCTACGAACAGCAAACCATCGGCGAATCCCGCGCCGATGTGTTCCGCCTGACGCCCGCCGGATCAGCGCCGCTGTTCGTCAAATCGGAGCCGCGTATCAGCTTCTCCGAATTGCCTGGCGAAGTGCAGCGCCTGCGATGGCTGGCGGAGCAGGATCTGCCGGCGGCGCGCGTGCTCGACAGCGTCGAAGAAAGCGAGCGCTTCTGGTTGCTGATGACCGCTGTACCGGGACGCGACCTCGCCAGCAGCGAACATCTCACGCCGCAGCAAATCGTCTCGCTGGCGGCGAATGCCTTGCGCACGCTGCATGCAATCGACATTGAAGACTGCCCATTCGATCATCGCCTCGACGCGAAAATCGACCTGGCCCGCGAGCACCTGTTGGCCGGTTTGATCGACGAAGAGGATTTCGACGACTCGCGCCTCGGCCAAAGCGCCGAAGCGCTGTTCGAGCAGATGCTGGCCGCACGCCCGGACAGCGAAGACCTGGTGGTGACTCACGGCGACGCGTGCCTGCCCAACCTGCTCGCCGACCACGGTCGCTTCAGCGGTTTCGTCGACTGCGGGCGGCTGGGCATTTCCGACCGTTTCCAGGACCTTGCACTGACAGCCCACAGCATCGCCTACAACCTCGGCGAGCAATGGGTGCCGGCATTTTTCGAGGCTTATGGAGTGCAACCGGATCTGCGAAAAATCGCTTTCTATCAGTTGCTCGACGAGTTTTTCTGA
- a CDS encoding DUF2798 domain-containing protein, which translates to MNQRTTTDALYLSRRKLSPRATPYVFALYMATIMAFLMSLVITAANSGIDNDYLSNALHAYKLAMPVAFLCILVVRPIVIKLVALTVHPHR; encoded by the coding sequence ATGAATCAAAGAACCACCACCGATGCCTTGTATCTCAGCCGGCGCAAGCTGTCGCCGCGGGCGACACCCTATGTGTTTGCGTTGTACATGGCGACGATCATGGCGTTCCTGATGTCGCTGGTGATCACCGCCGCCAATTCCGGGATTGATAACGACTACCTGAGTAATGCGTTGCACGCTTACAAGCTGGCAATGCCGGTGGCCTTTCTGTGCATCCTCGTGGTGCGGCCGATTGTGATCAAACTGGTAGCGCTGACGGTGCATCCGCATCGTTGA
- the yghU gene encoding glutathione-dependent disulfide-bond oxidoreductase, protein MSKAPYVPPKVWKHEAPSGGQFANINRPIAGPTHEKTLPVGKHPLQLYSLATPNGVKVTILLEELLASGHAGAEYDAWLIRINEGDQFSSGFVEINPNSKIPALLDHSVQPPIRVFESGSILLYLAEKFGAFLPKDPAGHTETLNWLFWQMGAAPYLGGGFGHFYAYAPEKLEYPINRFTMEAKRQLDVLDRRLGESRYLAGDSYTIADIAVWPWYGQLVRNNVYSAAEFLAAQEYTHVQRWAEEIAQRPAVIRGQRVNRTWGDEASQVPERHQASDLD, encoded by the coding sequence ATGAGTAAAGCGCCCTACGTACCGCCCAAGGTCTGGAAACACGAAGCCCCTTCCGGCGGCCAGTTCGCCAATATCAACCGCCCGATTGCCGGGCCGACCCATGAAAAGACGCTGCCGGTGGGCAAGCATCCGTTGCAGCTGTATTCGCTGGCGACGCCCAACGGCGTGAAGGTGACCATCCTCCTGGAAGAATTGCTCGCATCGGGGCATGCTGGTGCCGAGTACGATGCGTGGCTGATCCGCATCAACGAGGGGGATCAGTTCTCCAGCGGTTTTGTCGAGATCAATCCGAACTCGAAGATTCCGGCGCTGCTCGACCACAGCGTACAGCCGCCGATTCGGGTATTCGAATCCGGTTCGATCCTGCTGTATCTGGCGGAAAAATTCGGCGCCTTCCTGCCGAAAGATCCCGCCGGCCACACGGAAACCCTGAACTGGCTGTTCTGGCAAATGGGCGCAGCGCCTTATCTGGGCGGCGGCTTCGGGCACTTCTATGCGTATGCGCCGGAGAAGCTCGAATACCCGATCAACCGCTTCACCATGGAAGCCAAGCGTCAGCTTGATGTGCTTGACCGGCGCCTTGGCGAGAGCCGCTACCTGGCCGGCGACAGCTACACCATCGCCGACATCGCGGTCTGGCCATGGTACGGGCAGCTGGTGCGCAATAACGTGTATTCGGCGGCTGAATTCCTCGCAGCCCAGGAGTACACCCACGTGCAACGCTGGGCAGAAGAAATCGCTCAACGCCCTGCGGTGATCCGTGGCCAGCGCGTCAATCGCACCTGGGGTGACGAGGCCAGCCAAGTTCCTGAACGGCATCAGGCCAGCGATCTGGATTGA